From a single Collimonas pratensis genomic region:
- a CDS encoding DEAD/DEAH box helicase encodes MSAAGRFRPRLTLQTLGRGDGLLGMRPSGPFGPRGPNVTVAQISWTYATDDGFYWETAAPTTLLNRRPASSQTVENDKGQRLLVRDLGAEADALDLVWDLGLYPLPSDTLQWRNEQAEQAAATRLASLWTLVQEDFFGDFWAEQLPELQAKGWSIVVLPGFAHESVPVDAWHLTLSPATGEILSKEVATRMRGREQGVTALGLPAGEGSWLLTLGIEIDGEMVDLAPLLAHLLQRDGRWLDAAKMALIDDHALITLRAPGGKRIDALAAPLKAIVGSMLELLSDPLRKEGPLPLSSWDAYRLEAMRQSLLDSQVQRAGVHGGWQLQGDAGLRALAQRLRGAGTPQPVAAPAGLGVTLRPYQLHGVAWLQYLREQHLAGILADDMGLGKTAQALAHLLIEKQAGRLDLPALAVLPTSLIFNWQAEARRMAPGLRVLALQGPERQRDFARMAEHDLVLTTYPLLWRDRAALEAQAFHLLILDEAQTVKNATARSAGAVRRLRARHRLCITGTPLENHLGELWTQFDFLMPGFLGDMRSFTRLWRKPIEIGGQTLRAQLLAQRVRPFILRRRKDEVASELPPLSETIKRVQLQGQQRDLYESVRVAADEQIRGVLKRKGFAGGQITILDALLKLRQVCCDPFLLKHMQHEPGMERAKLELLRDMLPALVAEGRRILVFSQFTEMLDLIALELAQLQLPWLALTGKTPPAQRGALVAEFQSKTVPLLLISLKAGGVGLNLTAADTVIHMDPWWNPAVQEQATARAHRISQEQTVFVYKIVVEGSIEERIIDLQARKSALAEGVLGSDTALETKFSSEDLQLLLAPLT; translated from the coding sequence ATGAGCGCTGCCGGCCGCTTCCGGCCGCGTCTGACCTTGCAAACCCTGGGCCGCGGTGACGGCTTGCTGGGCATGCGCCCTTCTGGCCCGTTCGGGCCGCGCGGTCCGAATGTGACCGTGGCGCAAATCAGCTGGACCTATGCCACCGACGACGGCTTCTACTGGGAAACCGCCGCGCCGACCACGCTGCTGAACCGTCGCCCGGCCTCGTCGCAGACCGTTGAAAACGACAAGGGCCAGCGCCTGCTGGTACGCGACCTCGGCGCCGAAGCCGATGCACTCGACCTGGTCTGGGACCTGGGCTTGTATCCGCTGCCAAGCGACACCCTGCAGTGGCGCAACGAGCAGGCGGAGCAAGCGGCCGCTACACGGCTGGCTTCGCTGTGGACGCTGGTGCAGGAAGATTTCTTCGGCGATTTCTGGGCCGAACAACTGCCTGAGCTGCAAGCCAAAGGCTGGTCTATCGTGGTGCTGCCCGGCTTTGCTCACGAGAGCGTGCCGGTCGACGCCTGGCATCTCACGCTCAGCCCCGCCACCGGTGAAATCCTGAGCAAGGAAGTCGCGACCCGCATGCGCGGCCGCGAGCAGGGTGTCACGGCCCTAGGCCTGCCGGCCGGCGAAGGTTCCTGGCTACTGACCCTGGGCATCGAGATCGACGGCGAAATGGTTGACCTGGCGCCGCTGCTGGCGCATCTGCTGCAACGCGACGGCCGCTGGCTGGACGCCGCCAAAATGGCCCTAATCGACGACCACGCCCTGATCACGCTGCGCGCACCTGGAGGCAAACGGATAGATGCGCTGGCGGCGCCGCTCAAGGCGATCGTCGGCAGCATGCTGGAATTGCTGAGCGATCCGCTGCGCAAGGAGGGCCCGCTGCCGCTCTCATCCTGGGATGCCTACCGGCTGGAGGCCATGCGTCAGAGCCTGCTCGACAGCCAGGTGCAACGCGCCGGCGTCCACGGTGGCTGGCAGCTGCAGGGCGACGCCGGCCTGCGCGCGCTGGCGCAGCGACTGCGCGGCGCCGGCACGCCGCAGCCGGTGGCAGCGCCGGCGGGACTGGGCGTCACCCTGCGGCCCTACCAGCTACATGGCGTCGCCTGGCTGCAATACCTGCGCGAACAACATCTGGCCGGCATCCTGGCCGACGACATGGGACTGGGAAAGACTGCGCAGGCGCTGGCCCATCTGCTGATCGAAAAGCAGGCGGGCCGGCTCGACCTGCCCGCGCTGGCAGTGCTGCCGACATCGCTGATTTTCAACTGGCAGGCAGAAGCGCGGCGCATGGCGCCCGGTTTGCGCGTGCTGGCCTTGCAAGGGCCGGAACGCCAGCGCGATTTTGCCCGTATGGCCGAGCACGATCTGGTGCTCACCACTTATCCGCTGCTGTGGCGCGACCGCGCGGCGCTGGAAGCGCAAGCCTTCCATCTGCTGATCCTGGACGAAGCGCAAACCGTCAAGAACGCTACCGCCCGCAGCGCAGGCGCCGTACGCCGCCTGCGTGCGCGGCACCGCCTGTGCATCACCGGCACGCCGCTGGAAAATCACTTGGGCGAGTTGTGGACCCAGTTCGATTTCCTGATGCCCGGTTTCCTCGGCGACATGCGCAGCTTCACGCGCCTGTGGCGCAAGCCGATTGAAATCGGCGGCCAGACCTTGCGCGCACAATTGCTGGCGCAGCGGGTCAGGCCCTTCATCCTGCGTAGGCGCAAGGATGAAGTCGCGAGCGAACTGCCGCCGCTCAGCGAAACCATCAAGCGCGTGCAATTGCAGGGACAGCAGCGCGATCTCTACGAAAGTGTGCGCGTGGCGGCCGACGAGCAGATACGCGGCGTGCTCAAGCGCAAGGGCTTTGCCGGCGGCCAGATCACCATCCTCGATGCGCTGCTCAAGCTGCGCCAGGTGTGCTGCGACCCCTTCCTGTTGAAACACATGCAGCACGAACCGGGCATGGAGCGCGCCAAGCTGGAGCTGCTGCGCGACATGCTGCCGGCGCTGGTGGCGGAAGGCCGCCGCATCCTGGTATTTTCGCAATTCACCGAAATGCTGGACCTGATCGCGCTCGAACTCGCACAGCTGCAACTGCCGTGGCTGGCCTTGACCGGCAAAACACCGCCGGCGCAGCGCGGTGCCCTGGTCGCAGAATTCCAGAGCAAGACCGTGCCGCTGCTGCTGATCAGCCTGAAAGCCGGCGGCGTCGGCCTCAACCTGACTGCGGCCGATACCGTGATCCACATGGATCCGTGGTGGAATCCGGCGGTGCAGGAACAAGCCACGGCGCGCGCCCACCGCATCAGCCAGGAGCAGACGGTATTTGTCTACAAGATCGTGGTGGAAGGCAGCATCGAAGAGCGCATCATCGATCTGCAGGCGCGCAAAAGCGCCCTGGCGGAAGGCGTGCTGGGCAGCGATACCGCGCTTGAAACCAAGTTCAGCAGCGAAGACCTACAGCTGTTGCTGGCGCCGCTGACCTGA
- a CDS encoding 2-keto-4-pentenoate hydratase — MTSQATLAAAILAERRRCGQPGERLPPNLQPQDADAALAIQAGVTQQLGQGVAAWKCGLPSEGRPVLAPIYAASVHRSSPCLAWARDGQVRVEPELAFVLGRDLPARAAPYQPAEIDAAIAATHLALELIDSRYGNPEQADFFENLADGLLNQGLYLGPQVDMEQSRNAGELAISISIGTSPGAGQEETRLLQGRHPAIDPRAPLYWLAEFLRSRGQGLRAGQAVITGSYAGSFDLPVRQEIAIQYGELGRLQLSFAAR, encoded by the coding sequence ATGACGTCTCAAGCAACCCTTGCCGCCGCCATCCTGGCCGAGCGCCGCCGCTGCGGTCAACCGGGCGAGCGCTTGCCTCCGAACTTGCAACCGCAGGATGCCGATGCAGCCCTGGCGATACAGGCAGGCGTGACGCAACAATTGGGTCAAGGCGTCGCCGCCTGGAAATGCGGTTTGCCATCGGAGGGCCGACCGGTGCTGGCGCCTATCTACGCCGCCAGCGTCCACCGCAGCAGCCCTTGCCTGGCATGGGCGCGCGACGGCCAGGTGCGAGTCGAGCCGGAACTGGCTTTTGTCCTCGGCCGCGACCTGCCGGCGCGCGCGGCTCCCTATCAGCCGGCAGAAATCGATGCCGCCATCGCCGCCACGCATCTGGCGCTGGAACTGATAGACAGCCGCTACGGCAATCCCGAGCAAGCGGATTTTTTCGAAAACCTGGCGGACGGCTTGCTCAACCAAGGGCTGTACCTCGGTCCGCAAGTGGATATGGAACAGTCGCGTAACGCCGGCGAACTGGCGATCAGCATCAGCATCGGCACAAGCCCCGGCGCCGGCCAAGAAGAAACCAGGCTGCTGCAAGGCCGACATCCCGCCATCGATCCGCGCGCGCCGCTATATTGGCTGGCCGAATTCCTGCGCAGCCGCGGGCAAGGTCTGCGGGCAGGACAGGCCGTGATCACCGGCTCGTACGCCGGCAGCTTCGATCTGCCGGTCAGGCAGGAAATCGCCATCCAGTACGGCGAACTAGGCCGGCTGCAGCTGTCCTTCGCCGCGCGATGA
- a CDS encoding GNAT family N-acetyltransferase produces the protein MTTSPPDLDLVRSLEERALNAWPALKTALCGGWQLRLADGYTKRANSANPLQPRVAFVETLQVAEDFYGSHGLPAIFRITPLAPADAGPVLEQAGYHMIDPTQVMTVTLAARNWSANEVLIETTASQEWSEGFAQANGLSAMARPAHERILAAIAMPTAFATLTVAGRAVAYGLAVAENGMVGLFDIVVAPAARRSGAATTLVTALLNWGQVQGASSAYLQVHVSNQAAVALYGKLGFTAQYQYHYWTKP, from the coding sequence ATGACTACTTCGCCGCCAGACCTGGATCTCGTCCGCTCTTTGGAAGAACGCGCCCTGAATGCCTGGCCGGCGCTAAAAACGGCGCTGTGCGGGGGTTGGCAGCTGCGTCTGGCGGACGGGTACACCAAGCGCGCCAACTCGGCCAATCCCTTGCAGCCGAGGGTGGCGTTCGTTGAAACACTGCAGGTGGCCGAAGATTTCTATGGCAGCCACGGCTTGCCGGCGATTTTCCGCATCACGCCGCTGGCGCCTGCGGATGCCGGACCAGTGCTGGAGCAGGCCGGCTATCACATGATTGATCCGACCCAGGTGATGACCGTAACGCTGGCGGCACGTAACTGGTCCGCGAACGAGGTATTGATAGAGACGACTGCGAGCCAGGAGTGGAGTGAGGGATTTGCACAGGCGAACGGCTTGTCGGCGATGGCCCGGCCGGCCCATGAGCGTATTCTCGCGGCGATTGCCATGCCGACCGCGTTCGCCACGCTGACGGTTGCAGGCCGGGCGGTCGCCTATGGCCTGGCGGTGGCTGAGAACGGCATGGTCGGCCTGTTCGATATCGTGGTCGCCCCGGCGGCGCGGCGCAGCGGCGCCGCCACCACGCTGGTGACTGCACTGCTGAACTGGGGCCAGGTACAGGGCGCAAGCAGCGCCTATCTGCAGGTGCATGTCAGTAACCAGGCGGCCGTCGCACTCTATGGCAAGCTCGGGTTTACTGCGCAGTATCAATATCATTACTGGACCAAGCCTTAA
- a CDS encoding S9 family peptidase — protein sequence MTTTPTLAASSPTPPVAAKQAWQESRHGEIVTDDYHWLREKTNPKVIAYLKAENAYTEAMTKDLAPLAKTLYGEMKGRMKETDLSVPTRRGKFYYYSRTEAGQQYPIICRRLAKTDADFSYDAEAPEEVLLDENQLAKGKKFFQVESFAISLDHRYLAYSTDTTGYRQYQLHVKDLSSGKLLADSVERVTSVAWAADSQTLFLVQEDATTKRSDLLLRLKLGSKPVEVYRETNEQFNIGVGNSSDRKFVELEAQSTDTTEVSLLAADQPQGSFRSVLGRESGHRYHVDHRDGELFILTNKGAKNFRLVTAPLATPDQAHWKELIAHDPNVLLEGIELFRDFLVVSEKSDAQERSRIYDFASRSWKTVQFDEAVYTSHAGGTPEFTSSQYRLMYQSPVTPPTVFDVDMASGKRQLLKQQEVPGYNPALYETKRLWATARDGVKVPLWTVARKDVKLDGSAPLLLYAYGSYGIPAEATFSNSRVSLLDRGVVFAEAHIRGGNDMGEHWHDDGMLMNKKNTFNDFIDSAEYLVQQGWTSPQRLIIEGGSAGGLLMGAVTNMRPDLFHAVHAAVPFVDVMNTMMDASLPLTTGEYLEWGNPNEKAAYDYMRSYSPYDNIARKDYPAMLVTTGLNDSQVMYWEPAKYTAKLRALKTDHNPLLLKVNMGAGHGGASGRYDAIKERSFEMAWMLSQWGITPSGKK from the coding sequence ATGACCACTACTCCTACTCTCGCCGCATCCTCTCCGACACCGCCGGTCGCCGCCAAGCAAGCCTGGCAGGAAAGCCGCCATGGCGAAATCGTCACCGACGACTACCACTGGCTGCGGGAAAAAACCAATCCCAAGGTAATTGCCTACCTGAAGGCTGAGAACGCCTATACCGAGGCCATGACCAAGGACCTGGCGCCGCTGGCGAAGACGCTGTACGGCGAAATGAAGGGCCGCATGAAGGAAACCGACCTCTCGGTGCCGACCCGGCGCGGCAAGTTCTACTACTACAGCCGCACCGAAGCCGGCCAGCAGTATCCGATCATTTGCCGCCGCCTGGCCAAGACAGATGCCGACTTTTCTTATGATGCAGAGGCGCCGGAAGAAGTGCTGCTGGATGAAAACCAGCTGGCCAAAGGCAAGAAATTTTTCCAGGTTGAGAGCTTCGCCATCAGTCTCGACCACCGCTACCTGGCCTATTCGACCGATACCACCGGCTACCGCCAGTACCAGCTGCACGTCAAGGACCTGAGCAGCGGCAAGCTGTTGGCCGATAGCGTCGAGCGCGTCACCAGCGTGGCATGGGCGGCGGACAGCCAGACCCTGTTCCTGGTGCAGGAAGACGCCACCACCAAGCGTTCCGACCTGTTGCTGCGCCTTAAGCTGGGCAGCAAGCCGGTCGAGGTCTATCGCGAAACCAACGAGCAATTCAATATCGGCGTCGGCAACAGCAGCGACCGCAAGTTCGTCGAACTCGAAGCGCAAAGCACCGACACCACCGAAGTCAGCCTGCTGGCGGCAGACCAGCCGCAAGGCAGTTTCCGCTCGGTGCTGGGACGCGAAAGCGGCCATCGCTATCATGTCGATCACCGCGACGGCGAGCTGTTCATCTTGACCAACAAGGGCGCCAAGAATTTCCGCCTGGTGACGGCGCCGCTGGCAACACCTGACCAGGCGCACTGGAAAGAGCTGATCGCGCATGATCCCAACGTTTTACTGGAAGGTATTGAGCTGTTCCGCGATTTCCTGGTGGTCAGCGAGAAATCCGATGCCCAGGAACGCTCGCGCATCTATGACTTTGCTAGCCGCAGCTGGAAAACCGTGCAGTTCGATGAAGCGGTGTATACCTCGCATGCGGGCGGCACGCCGGAGTTTACCTCCAGCCAGTATCGCTTGATGTACCAGTCGCCGGTGACGCCGCCGACCGTGTTCGATGTCGACATGGCGAGCGGCAAGCGGCAATTGCTGAAGCAGCAGGAAGTGCCCGGCTACAATCCAGCGCTGTATGAAACCAAGAGGCTGTGGGCCACCGCGCGCGATGGCGTCAAGGTGCCGCTCTGGACCGTCGCCAGGAAAGACGTCAAGCTGGACGGCTCGGCGCCCTTGCTGCTGTACGCCTACGGTTCCTACGGCATTCCAGCCGAGGCGACTTTTTCCAATAGCCGCGTGAGCCTGCTGGATCGCGGCGTGGTGTTTGCCGAAGCGCATATCCGCGGCGGCAACGACATGGGTGAGCATTGGCATGACGACGGCATGCTGATGAACAAGAAGAATACCTTCAACGACTTCATCGACAGCGCCGAATATCTGGTCCAGCAGGGCTGGACCAGTCCGCAGCGCCTGATCATCGAGGGCGGCAGCGCCGGCGGCCTGCTGATGGGGGCGGTCACCAACATGCGGCCGGACCTGTTCCATGCGGTGCATGCGGCAGTGCCTTTCGTCGACGTCATGAACACCATGATGGATGCCAGCCTGCCGCTGACCACCGGCGAATACCTGGAGTGGGGCAATCCCAACGAGAAAGCGGCCTACGACTACATGCGCAGCTATTCGCCCTACGATAATATCGCGCGCAAGGACTATCCGGCGATGCTGGTCACCACCGGGCTCAACGACAGCCAGGTGATGTACTGGGAACCGGCCAAGTACACCGCCAAGCTGCGCGCGCTGAAGACAGATCACAACCCCCTGCTGCTGAAAGTGAACATGGGCGCCGGCCACGGCGGCGCCTCGGGACGTTATGACGCCATCAAGGAGAGATCCTTCGAGATGGCGTGGATGTTGTCGCAATGGGGCATCACCCCGTCCGGCAAAAAATAG
- a CDS encoding prolyl oligopeptidase family serine peptidase produces the protein MSLPTLIKRPFTLPLLLAVAVLAAPVAAHAVTAAPVQDVSDVLHGVTVKDPYRYFENVKDPKVQSWLKEQGDSARKELDRIGLRSLLEQRIAEISAATGDDIRGITRMAGDHIYYLKRGRGEKQFKLMTRDGLQGAERVLVDPELEAKRTGVPHAINYFVPAWDGKHVAYGVSAGGSEDASLYILDVETGKTVGEPIPRVHEALIGWLPDSKSLTYNQLKPLKAGDAESETYLDSKVMWLKVGDTAAQAKPVFGPTVTTDLGLARLDVGAIIFNPGSRWMIARTTDTTLPEGYLFVADVADLNKPTVAWKKISSFDDKITDVDLKGNDLYLLTHAGAPRNRVLKLDLRHPELKLAREVAAAPADAVLEKFSLTRDALIAEIREGTSIVLRRYTAGDTKGQSIPAPFKGAASLQNDPAHAYSDVLYTLNGWTELPRTLLLKGKVSSDPGLRVNPPMPSLPEVEVVDVKVPSYDGAMVPMTLLYKKGLKRDGSNPTLLDGYAAYGFSQTAYFSPASMAWIERGGVLAYANVRGSGVYGDDWYRAGFKATKPNTWKDGVACAKYLIAEGYATPKTLGVMGTSAGGIFVGRTVTTAPELFAAAIFNVGIMDTVRAEDSANGITNISEFGSAKNPQEFPALLEMSTYHNIKDNTAYPAVMLVHGMNDPRVDVWHSAKTAARLQAATSSGKPILLRLDMQAGHGIGSTATQRYALSADIYSFLLWQMGKVKQADN, from the coding sequence ATGTCATTGCCTACATTGATTAAGCGGCCATTCACGCTCCCCTTGCTGCTCGCCGTCGCGGTCCTGGCTGCGCCAGTCGCCGCCCATGCCGTCACAGCCGCACCGGTGCAGGACGTCAGCGACGTCTTGCACGGCGTCACGGTCAAAGATCCGTACCGTTATTTTGAAAACGTCAAAGATCCCAAGGTCCAGTCCTGGCTGAAAGAGCAGGGCGACAGCGCCCGCAAGGAACTCGACCGCATCGGCCTGCGCAGCTTGCTGGAACAGCGCATCGCCGAGATTTCGGCCGCCACCGGCGACGATATCCGCGGCATCACGCGCATGGCTGGCGATCATATCTACTATCTGAAGCGCGGCCGCGGCGAAAAACAGTTCAAGCTGATGACGCGCGATGGCCTGCAGGGCGCGGAGCGGGTGCTGGTGGATCCTGAACTGGAAGCCAAGCGCACCGGCGTGCCGCATGCGATCAATTATTTCGTGCCGGCCTGGGACGGCAAGCATGTTGCCTACGGCGTCTCCGCCGGCGGCTCGGAAGACGCGTCGCTGTACATTCTCGATGTGGAAACAGGGAAGACGGTGGGCGAGCCGATTCCGCGCGTGCACGAAGCCTTGATCGGCTGGCTGCCGGACAGCAAATCGCTCACCTACAACCAACTCAAGCCGTTGAAGGCGGGCGACGCCGAATCCGAGACCTACCTCGACAGCAAAGTCATGTGGCTGAAAGTCGGCGATACGGCGGCACAAGCCAAGCCGGTGTTCGGCCCCACCGTCACCACCGATCTCGGCCTGGCCCGGCTCGATGTCGGCGCCATCATTTTCAATCCGGGCAGCCGCTGGATGATTGCGCGCACCACCGACACTACTTTACCTGAGGGCTATCTGTTCGTCGCCGATGTCGCCGATCTGAACAAGCCGACGGTAGCGTGGAAGAAAATCTCCAGCTTTGACGACAAGATCACCGACGTCGACCTCAAGGGCAACGATCTTTACCTGCTGACCCACGCCGGCGCGCCGCGCAACCGCGTGCTCAAGCTGGACCTGCGTCATCCCGAGTTGAAGCTGGCGCGTGAAGTCGCCGCCGCGCCGGCCGATGCCGTGCTGGAGAAATTTTCTCTGACGCGCGACGCCCTGATCGCGGAAATCCGCGAAGGCACCTCGATCGTGCTGCGCCGTTACACCGCCGGCGACACCAAAGGGCAGAGCATCCCGGCGCCGTTCAAGGGCGCCGCCAGCCTGCAGAACGACCCAGCCCATGCCTACAGCGATGTGCTGTACACCCTGAACGGCTGGACCGAGCTGCCGCGCACCTTGCTGTTGAAGGGCAAGGTTTCCAGCGATCCCGGCCTGCGCGTCAATCCGCCCATGCCTAGCCTGCCGGAAGTGGAAGTGGTTGACGTCAAGGTGCCCAGCTACGACGGCGCCATGGTGCCGATGACCTTGCTGTACAAGAAGGGCCTGAAGCGCGACGGCAGCAATCCGACCCTGCTGGACGGCTATGCCGCCTACGGCTTTTCGCAGACGGCTTACTTTTCGCCCGCCAGCATGGCTTGGATCGAACGCGGCGGCGTGCTGGCGTATGCCAATGTGCGCGGCAGCGGCGTCTACGGCGACGACTGGTACCGGGCCGGCTTCAAGGCCACCAAGCCGAATACCTGGAAGGATGGCGTGGCTTGCGCCAAGTATCTGATCGCCGAAGGCTACGCGACGCCGAAGACGCTGGGCGTGATGGGCACCAGCGCCGGCGGCATCTTCGTCGGCCGCACCGTGACTACCGCACCTGAGCTGTTTGCCGCCGCTATTTTCAATGTTGGTATCATGGACACCGTGCGCGCGGAAGACAGCGCCAACGGCATCACCAACATCTCGGAATTCGGCAGCGCCAAGAATCCGCAGGAATTCCCGGCCTTGCTGGAGATGAGCACCTACCATAACATCAAGGACAACACTGCTTATCCGGCTGTCATGCTGGTGCACGGCATGAACGATCCGCGCGTCGATGTCTGGCACAGCGCCAAGACCGCGGCCCGCCTGCAAGCGGCCACCAGCAGCGGCAAGCCGATCCTGCTGCGGCTCGACATGCAGGCCGGCCACGGCATCGGCAGCACCGCCACCCAGCGCTATGCGCTGTCCGCCGATATCTACAGCTTCCTGCTGTGGCAGATGGGGAAGGTAAAGCAAGCGGATAATTAA
- a CDS encoding DUF3404 domain-containing protein, with translation MTSGNNYRAISKTERCQQYAVLLLAALIAPFAAAASTPALEQFATSLASAPAAAEVALSELQQLDEALIRPASLYPAFNTVALPALAALYRFRRECSGGLDQVPASARQFEQAQCDKTILPESWFAAHPLHPLGGSYAWHYLARHPESAATLQRFLHVRERPDALAGLGRLSDDNLDAIAGGQHWLLQQQTLWWQHQQVWRRYAPAVWQPLAHRAGLELTAAGQRCDLPLGNICANPVSALDNWWRWLLAGAALVLLLTLGYAWWQRRGIRKRQKFILQMLTHELRTPIANLGNIVESFRHDFDALPGSAQAGFGRLADGVQRMRQLADASRHYLSEAGAGDALELPSAVLLSEWLEAVSERHHGLQFCLEQDQRILLPLYWISLCLDNVLNNAHHYGKAPVRLNASWRKGWLRLTVSDAGVLERYRWSRMHGAGASGSGMGLGLSIVRRVMRRLRGKVRLSGPPTTFTLELPCELQR, from the coding sequence TTGACGAGCGGAAATAATTATCGCGCCATAAGCAAGACTGAGCGCTGCCAGCAATACGCCGTTTTATTGCTGGCAGCGCTCATTGCCCCCTTCGCGGCGGCGGCCTCGACGCCGGCCCTAGAGCAGTTTGCCACTTCACTGGCAAGCGCTCCTGCCGCGGCGGAAGTCGCTCTCAGTGAGCTGCAGCAGCTGGACGAGGCGCTGATCCGGCCCGCTTCGCTCTATCCCGCATTCAATACCGTTGCGTTGCCGGCCCTGGCGGCGCTGTATCGTTTCCGCCGCGAATGCAGCGGCGGGCTGGACCAGGTTCCTGCCTCCGCACGTCAGTTCGAGCAAGCCCAATGCGACAAGACCATCTTGCCGGAAAGCTGGTTTGCCGCCCATCCGCTGCATCCGCTGGGCGGTAGCTATGCCTGGCATTATCTGGCACGCCATCCTGAATCCGCGGCCACATTGCAGCGCTTTCTGCATGTACGCGAACGTCCCGATGCGCTGGCCGGGCTGGGCCGCCTGTCGGACGACAACCTGGACGCCATTGCCGGTGGCCAGCACTGGCTGTTGCAACAGCAGACCCTGTGGTGGCAACACCAGCAAGTGTGGCGGCGTTATGCGCCGGCCGTGTGGCAGCCGCTGGCGCACCGCGCTGGGCTGGAACTGACTGCAGCCGGCCAGCGCTGCGACCTGCCGTTGGGGAATATCTGCGCCAATCCGGTATCGGCTCTCGACAACTGGTGGCGCTGGCTGCTGGCCGGCGCCGCGCTGGTGCTGCTGCTGACGCTGGGCTACGCATGGTGGCAGCGGCGCGGCATCCGCAAGCGCCAGAAATTCATCCTGCAAATGCTGACCCACGAGTTGCGCACGCCGATCGCCAACCTCGGCAATATCGTCGAGAGCTTCCGCCACGATTTCGATGCCTTGCCCGGCAGCGCGCAGGCCGGGTTCGGCCGCCTGGCCGATGGCGTGCAGCGCATGCGCCAGCTGGCCGACGCCAGCCGCCATTATCTGTCCGAGGCCGGCGCTGGCGATGCGCTGGAGCTGCCGAGCGCGGTGTTGCTGAGCGAATGGCTGGAAGCAGTCAGCGAGCGCCACCATGGCTTGCAGTTCTGCCTGGAGCAGGATCAGCGGATCTTGCTGCCGCTGTACTGGATCAGCCTGTGCCTGGACAACGTCCTCAACAATGCCCATCATTACGGCAAGGCGCCGGTGCGCCTCAACGCCAGCTGGCGCAAGGGCTGGCTGCGGCTGACGGTGAGCGATGCCGGTGTGCTGGAGCGCTACCGCTGGTCGCGCATGCACGGCGCGGGAGCATCGGGTTCCGGCATGGGCCTGGGGCTGTCCATCGTGCGCCGCGTGATGCGCCGCCTCAGAGGAAAAGTCCGCCTGAGCGGACCGCCCACCACATTCACCTTGGAGTTACCGTGTGAGCTACAGCGCTAA
- a CDS encoding response regulator transcription factor, with protein sequence MSYSANATILLIEDDPALGSGLQQFLQQEGFCCLWQSETSAVAATWRQADLVILDRQLADGDSLRFLPQWLAQKALPVIVLTARVEVADRVAGLEAGARDYLSKPFAHVELLARIRAQLRPLGEGQMESGALQLFPARHAVQWQQQEVSLTHTEFALLAMLVRMAGRVFTRDELLNQVWGYQHFPSTRTVDTHILQLRQKLPGVPIETVRGVGYRLEKPA encoded by the coding sequence GTGAGCTACAGCGCTAATGCAACTATCCTGCTGATCGAAGACGACCCCGCCCTCGGCAGCGGCTTGCAGCAGTTTTTGCAGCAAGAAGGATTCTGCTGCCTGTGGCAGAGCGAGACCAGCGCCGTGGCAGCGACCTGGCGCCAGGCCGACCTCGTAATCCTCGACCGCCAGCTGGCCGACGGCGACAGCCTGCGCTTTTTGCCGCAATGGCTGGCGCAAAAGGCATTGCCGGTGATCGTCCTGACCGCCCGGGTAGAAGTTGCCGACCGCGTGGCCGGCCTGGAAGCCGGGGCGCGCGACTACCTCAGCAAGCCATTTGCCCACGTCGAGCTGCTGGCGCGCATCCGCGCCCAGTTGCGGCCGCTGGGCGAGGGCCAGATGGAATCCGGCGCGCTGCAGCTGTTTCCGGCGCGGCATGCGGTGCAGTGGCAGCAGCAGGAAGTCAGCCTGACGCACACGGAATTCGCGCTGCTGGCGATGCTGGTGCGCATGGCCGGCCGCGTATTCACGCGCGATGAGCTGCTCAACCAGGTCTGGGGTTATCAACATTTCCCGTCGACCCGCACGGTCGATACGCATATCCTGCAGCTGCGCCAGAAACTGCCCGGCGTGCCTATTGAAACCGTGCGCGGTGTCGGCTATCGCCTGGAGAAGCCCGCATGA